One Desulfomicrobium apsheronum genomic region harbors:
- a CDS encoding chorismate mutase, which translates to MAEKHNTLSLTQELAQLDEKLVSLLMSRTNLLSRAASTRRSKNLGITDPNQEKVLWQVWRDASKADNLEPQILKKIFHLSNNLSYARVERNSSNEKPLCLFPRRKPVEIDLDAPRDQILRSMMFFLGATNSSPLTIAPFQGNDISLELINALNLCGFKLTFQNRQCETQPVDSWSMDNKIIYAGQSKFHFYLLLCLALGQVTRAKFTGSTKLKIHDVRPVQDLLPQLGARLTVVEPHSYGLPVRVESSGQLPETISIPKGVSKKFVLALVVAATTYKSGLSIQLHESFSNSKLLRKGIGFLQEHNPELQFEGLSIIVPPASTNLDLSAVDIPIDPLMSLHLLVLPFFTDGKVVLHGKWPHYAPHLHDIMDILHEFGLRISVQGGQITSSMSNRPQKLSIDITSCQEYLPLMLAMSMGLRGQCAITLDTKREDVDYAQDLLENLGAGYAIEPGLLQLGLPNAKKVSESPWQSPGPYWTLAGSLISFTHPGVCMTNADNISSAWPWFWKIFMNLPSPQNFINSSRIEEQVDETQDDKPKRKRIRITTD; encoded by the coding sequence ATGGCCGAAAAACATAATACTCTATCTCTGACGCAGGAACTGGCGCAACTCGACGAAAAGCTTGTTTCCCTTCTCATGTCCAGGACGAACCTTTTGTCCAGGGCGGCATCCACCAGGCGCTCCAAAAACCTCGGCATCACCGATCCCAACCAGGAAAAAGTGCTGTGGCAAGTTTGGCGCGACGCATCCAAGGCGGACAATCTGGAGCCCCAGATTCTCAAAAAAATCTTTCACCTCTCGAACAACCTGTCCTATGCCAGGGTCGAGCGCAATTCCTCCAACGAGAAACCTCTGTGCCTCTTCCCCCGGCGCAAGCCCGTGGAAATAGACCTCGATGCTCCCCGGGACCAGATCCTGCGCAGCATGATGTTCTTTCTTGGAGCCACGAATTCCTCGCCGCTGACCATTGCGCCATTCCAGGGGAACGACATTTCCCTTGAACTGATCAATGCCCTCAATCTCTGCGGGTTCAAGCTCACGTTCCAGAATCGTCAATGCGAAACCCAGCCCGTCGATTCCTGGTCCATGGACAACAAGATCATCTATGCCGGGCAGAGCAAATTCCACTTCTACCTCCTGCTGTGCCTTGCCCTCGGGCAGGTGACCCGGGCCAAATTCACCGGATCCACCAAGCTCAAGATTCATGACGTCAGGCCTGTGCAGGACCTTTTGCCTCAGCTTGGCGCCCGGCTCACGGTTGTTGAGCCGCACAGCTACGGGTTGCCGGTCAGGGTGGAAAGCAGTGGGCAGCTTCCGGAGACCATCTCCATCCCCAAGGGCGTTTCCAAGAAATTCGTGCTGGCTCTTGTTGTCGCTGCCACCACCTACAAATCCGGACTTTCGATCCAGCTTCATGAATCGTTTTCAAACAGCAAACTGCTGCGCAAGGGGATCGGATTCCTGCAGGAGCACAATCCGGAGCTTCAATTCGAGGGACTGAGCATCATCGTCCCTCCGGCGTCCACCAACCTTGACCTCTCCGCAGTAGATATCCCCATAGATCCGCTGATGAGCCTCCATCTGCTGGTCCTTCCGTTCTTTACGGACGGCAAGGTCGTCCTGCATGGAAAATGGCCTCACTACGCGCCCCACCTCCATGACATCATGGATATCCTGCACGAGTTCGGATTGCGGATCAGCGTGCAGGGCGGCCAGATCACATCGTCCATGAGCAACAGGCCCCAAAAACTATCCATAGACATAACCTCATGCCAGGAATACCTGCCTTTGATGCTGGCCATGTCCATGGGATTGCGCGGCCAATGCGCCATCACACTGGACACCAAGCGCGAGGATGTCGATTACGCCCAGGACCTGCTCGAAAATCTGGGCGCCGGATATGCCATTGAACCCGGGCTATTGCAGCTCGGGCTGCCCAACGCCAAGAAAGTCAGCGAGTCGCCCTGGCAGAGTCCCGGCCCATACTGGACGCTGGCTGGATCGCTCATATCCTTCACGCATCCGGGGGTCTGCATGACCAATGCGGACAATATCTCCTCGGCCTGGCCCTGGTTCTGGAAAATTTTCATGAACCTCCCAAGCCCTCAAAACTTCATCAATTCCTCACGGATCGAAGAACAGGTAGACGAAACTCAAGATGACAAGCCAAAGCGTAAACGAATCCGAATCACAACAGATTGA